The Carassius carassius chromosome 5, fCarCar2.1, whole genome shotgun sequence DNA window AATCTTGGTGATGTTATTCAGAACTGTTTAGGGACCATTTTCtgttattgtgaaataatatctATCACTATACACCAAAGCCTTCTGAAAATAGCATGAATTGTGGTTTTAGCAAGCCCTGTAGATGACTTTGGTGATGGGCTTATTAGCTTTCAATGGTAGGCAATAAAATCATAGTGACTGCAGAGGGAGAAATGGGTTGTGTTTTACAAATCCATGCTGCCACCAAGTGGTGTTGTTTTGGAAATATGAAGATGCACCAAAATATAATCTCAGTAATGCTAAAATCAAATGCAATGGTTTAAACCTGTGCAGATACAAACATATATCTGGGTTAAATATTAAAGTTTAAGCTCTGCATCTCATACATACATGCTGATAtttaccacacacaaaaaaaaaaattgaccccTTAGTTTATAAAACCTGTAATACAATGCACTCAAATAACATTTTTGCTCAAAAGAAtaagttttaaaaagttaaagctgcatatttctgcttttaaaactATCCGAACACCACAGACTCCCATTGCAAGTGTATTACTTGAAACAATTgatgttaaaatgatttttacaaaCTGAAAGTAAATCAGAAATACAGTGTATGGTAATCGACATTATGTCACAGATGCTGTTAAAAAAGATTGAACCTGGAATATTGCCTTAATATTGATTGGAGATcaagaacaataaaaaaataataataataaatcagaataaagCCAACAATAACAGCTACAACTTGCTCCCTCAATtctaaatatacatttagttttGTATCCAAAACCACTTTGTAGTACATAACACCTTATTGGTATATTATATAACAACAGAACCATGATCCATAATCCCTCAAAACCTCATTACTACCACAGGAAATACTGTTAATGAGTGAGAAAGATCAAAACAGAATGAGAGACAGGCAGGCACAGAGCAGTACACAGGGTCTTGTGGAGTGGGACCACTTTGCCTCATGGGACATTAACTCATGGTCCCCGTCTGTCACACGGTTCTCTTACCACCATCTGTTTTCCCTTAATTCAAAAGCACTCCCAGAGTTGGTTTCTGTGTAAAAATAGGGCATATTCCTTCAAGAAACTCAGCAGAAGTTGAGTGCAAAAGAAGTGCAGCTCCACAGAGGAGTCATCTGAATGCCTGCGGAACTCCCACCGGATACACAGTGTGTACAAAACACCTTTATACGTGGGAATGATGATTACTGCCATACAGGATGCTGCTTGCTTTGtagatttgtatgtttgttttagttttcccTGCAAGCACTCATGAGCGTTTTTTGAAAACTTTATGGGATTATTTTATaagaaaatgtttctttaatattaaaaaaataaatatatatatagatgttagGCAGAAGGTCCAAGCGTCTGTTTTCTACACAAAAAAAGTGAATGGTGATTTATACTGCCAAGCtacaaaaaaggacaaaaaaaaatcagtccatATAACTATATTTCTTAGCCTTCTGAAGCCATGCGATAGCTTTGTTTGAGGAACAGAACCAAATTAAGTTGTTGTTTATTGTTGATATTAACCTAAGCACTCCAGCTGTCTATTTCTATTATATGCCTTATTTCATCTGGTTGATGGTTTATATCCTTCTACCAAGTAAACGGCCttttagtataataataataaaaaaacactgttttaggtCGTGACTTAAGTGTTTGTTGCAAAATGCTTTTTATAAAGAAGACataattgttagtaatatttcaagatgaacactttCTGGACTGAAGCAATTTAGGTTTCggtatattttgtttttcttttaagaaaaccTTAAGTTGTAAGTATCAAATACTGCCTGATACATCAGACATTTGTGGaacgtttatttgttcatctctcaatcatcattgtaaTTGCAGTGCACTTCAAGCTTTGATGATCTTACTAAGACATGTTATTGGGAGATGCTGACTTACAACTGATCTGCTGTACTCTCACCATGTCATGAGCCATAAAATATGGCAGTCAAAAAAACATTGAAGacttttttcaaatatttctgACTATCATTTCATGTTAAGCTTCACAaggttaactttttttattttatttaattgaaatattgcTTTGTCAGACGACTTAGAATACAGTGCACAACAAGTCACATGGTACACTTTTATAGGGTACACTTTTCTAATAGCTTGGTAATATAAATAATCATCCTCTTTCGCTGCATGCAAGCTGTAGCTTGTACTCATTTTGTTAAACtgtgaaaaaagaaaagtaatacaggattggaatgacatgaagggaATAAGCAATCACACCATTTCCACATTTTGGAAGAGCTATTCCTTAAGGCCACTGAACTGCCTCAACATTAAAGCAGCTCGAGGAGACAGCTCCCCTGGAGAAACAGGTCAGGCTGagtgacttgctcaagggcacaacaACACTGAGTGGGGACGTTAAAATGTCGACTGTCTGGTGCCTTCCCCAAGTTAAGCATATATGCCCTCTGGTTACAGCCCAGGTTTGGTTGTAGGCTACAACAAGGTTTACTCCCATAAAATAATGTGAAGGTGATATGTACACAGTTTAAAGATAATTCAGCACATAGAAACAAAACACTTGCTACTCACCTCGCAGCTGAACTCCAAGTCTGCATCCTTTGTAACAACTGTGACATTGAAGGTTTTGGCTTGTTTCCTCCGAAGGGAGCCGAGACCCATTTTTGATGCAAAGACACTTGCCATAATAGTTACTGATGGGAAACCTTCCTCCTCGAAACAACATAAACCTGTCTACTAACTCTCTATCTGAAGCATAGCTTATGATGAAATACAATAGAGTTGAACTCTGGTTAAAAGCTATaatttagcattactggccaATGTAACAAAAATGGGATTAAAGTGCATCTCTAAAGGCAGGACGTTGTCAAACCACCTGCGTTCGCTGGTAACTAGTAGTTGGACACATATTATCCCTATTTACTTTCTCTAAAGCTTCATTAAGCCTGTAAGAAGATCAAAAAAAGACAAGAGCACAAGTTTACTAGCTAGTAAATGAGTACGTTACATGTAACGTTACTACAACAATAGACAAAAGAAGCTAACGTACATTCAAGCTACTGTAGGCGTAAATACATATTAAGTGACAACAAAACAAACGTTAACCTATTACGTAACACTCAAGTATACATTCCTGTAGCAAAATACGAACTTTTACACGCCTTAACAACATTTTAGGTGCTCATATACGCTTGTTTAGGCTAACCTACGGTTTCAtgcctcattgttttttgttgtgaGGTATTATTGACGAAATTGGCCTGACAACTTGTAAACTGGTTGCTAACTCACCTGTTGAGCTGTAAAAACAGCTGATTTCCCGCAGTGTGTGTGATTCACGCCCGCTTAAACACCTGACACACAAACAGATCAGCTGGTTTGACTCTTTCAGGATAACAAACAAAAATGCAGCTGAAACTTCGCGTGCGCGTGCACGAAGAGACCGGAAGAAATGCGCAATAGCGCGCGTCATTCAAGcccgtttttttgttgttgccgttttatttttttcagtgataatacaaaataaataaaaaaacaattacacacaTACATCCAATCAACTATTCAAATACACCGTCCAATCAActatttcagaaaatatttctGAAATGTAAAGCTAAGAAGCagcatattactgttttattacatattactgaacattcagcaaatgtagaaaaaaaagaggGTTGGCTACATCACTTGTGTACGTATGTTTTATGTTTCATAAAAcgattattactttttaaaaagtttgcagattaagtatttattacttttaattgttgtttaaataattgttataaattacaaattatggggttaaatgtaatttatttagactgtcagactccttgtgcaaacaagattctcactggattattacaattaatggcaaaaataatgtttagaaacgtaaactgatatttactactgacacactaaagcaaaagatacaataactgacttaaaaactTTTTGTTGGTGAAGACTTTTGcacaatactgtatatatatatatatatatatatatatatatagtaacatttgaaaatgtatttaatttttattttaaaatctgtattgaatatattttctttatagtACATGTTcaatctatttaaataaatatgtgtatatTCAGATCTTTTCAAGCTCAAAGTTTAGCCCTTTGCACCAGAAAGGGGCGTATTTTCGCTGACAACTGGGCGGGGCTTAGATGATGTCATCTGAGTAAACAGAAAAAATGGCGACGCCATACACGGGAGATCCGGTTTTAGGGACAAACGGTGTTATTTCAGAGAGTTTCGCCAAACAGTTTACCGATTTACCAGCGGAATTATTAGAGCATATATTGTGCTTCCCTGTTCTAAACCATATCGACATCTGCAACGTTTCCTGCACGTGCAAGAGGCTGCATGACGTGTGCCATGGCAGAGGAAAGGTCTGGGCGCATCAGTACAAACTCAGGtggcataaattaaaaaaaattctaaaacttgATACCTCCATCAACTTCCAGTTTATCAAACCATAAGAAATGTGTTTGACCGTGCATTCAGTGTGTGAGTTGAGAGCGGTCAGGTCGTGCTTTCATTTTTCTTATGCACCAAATTTGTCCTGCGTGCAAATGCAGAGATGCAAAATATCATgtgatatttcatttttataggcTCACCTCCTatatggtggggggggggggactaaaTGCACTTATAATTGTTGATAATGTAAACTGACCTTCAACACAGAAATGCATAATATTCTAATGTGCTCATAATAAgtcatataaattaaacaaacataAGAAAACATGAGCGTCTTTAAATAGAAGTATGGTTTtaagattattacattttgagttattataataacaacaactacTTACTATTGTGTTTTAGCAGATACCTGTAAATAACATCCTTTTATGGTAGATTTTGCATAACACTGAATTGACAAAATGTACCCTCtactaaaagtatttatttatttatttttacttcaggAGATATATTAgcacaaatattatattaaataagacACAAATCATTACACTATACCCATTTAAGGAATAGGTTTGTTTATGTGTGCCTATTTATTGCCTCAACATTATTGTTGTGTCGTGAATATTTTAGGTGGCCCAGGCTGCAGAGATTTTATCAACAAAATGAGTCATACGATTGGCTGAAAGAATTCAAAACCCGGCACATGGTTGGTCAACAGATAAGAAGAACAGTAGAGTCTATTTCCAAGAGGTTCTTCACAGAAGTTGTGAGTGGCTTTAAAAGAGACTAAATTACAAAGCAGTTGATCATTTTCTCCAAAATTGTAATCTTTTTGGTATGATCATTAAGCTACGGTTGGACAGGTATATTTATATGGTAAGTCGGATTGAATAATTTGCTTTAGTCACTAACCCAGAGACCTGTAACTCAGCCTTGCGTTGGTCAGGTTCTTGGAGACAGCTTTGCGGAAATCGAGTCTCTTGGTGCTCCAGAACACTTCTGTGAGGATGAGCTCCTTGGCATTTTGAACTCGGACAAAAGGTTAGAAAGGAGCTCACaattatgtcattttattttcctCTGAACACTTAAtggtttaaattaattaatgcatttccTTCTTTCCCAGGAAATGTTTGACACTTAAGTACTATGCGAAGAAAATCCTCTACTTCCTCCGGCAACAGAACATTCTGAGGAATTTGAGGGGTTTCCTTGAGAGACCACCAGAACAACAATCAGCCCTTGAAGGTAAGCTGATGtctcacaaaagaagaaatgtttcatttCTTAGAGAAATTTtatcattatatcacttgctcagcagtgaatgggtgcagtcagaatgagagtccaaacagctgataaaaacatcacaataatccacagtgactgatttttgtaagaaacattttttgggtggactattcctttaatagaAAAATCTTACCAGCGACAAGGCCAAATGATAATGTCTGTTGTGCTGTAACTATTATCATATACAATAATCATAGCTCAAAGACATGCATGATGAATTTGAAATATGTATGCTGCATACTGAGCTTCACAATATTTGCAATGAAAGGTCGACTCCTCACTCAAGATTTAAGCAACTCCTCCTTGTAAAAAACACAcatctgtttgtttgttctcCAATTCCAGGTGCTGTTTTGGTCGATCGGTATTGCAACCCTCTGGCTGATATCACTCTTGAGAGCATATCTGCACAGATAGAAGAACTCACTGACAAGGTGAAGAAGTATCTGCGAGTAAAAAATGCCACACACCCAAGTCTACGAGCCAGTCAAGGTCAGTCCGGAAAATTCAATTTACTATTCACATGAAGTCTATTAGTCAGACCTGTGTAGCCTGTctttaattttcaatttttttttaatctgctttGGATTGCGTTAGGCAACCACAAGGGCATTGTTGTTCTTAAAGCTGTAGCATCCAGTATGTGTCTTCACTGGAATGTTTTTCCAGGTGACTGCTTTGTTCTGGAAAACCTGGAGTTTGAAAGGCAAGTCATATGTGCTCTGAATGCTGTGCTGTATGACCAGCTGCAGTACAAGGGCAATGAGCGTGACTACTACAATCCACTCAACTCATACATACATCAggtatcatatatcatatcaaaaTTTAGGCATGTCTGGATAACCAGTGTCAGGGACAATGCATTATATAATTATGTAACATGCATTACATAAGTATGTAtgtatttcttcttcttatttttgtaaaataagttaacaaaaaacaaatatttgatgAATGGTAAGTTAATGGTAAAacattgtttatttgaaataaattgtaCGTCTTTACTatcgcttttgatcaatttagtgtgTATGTGCAAAATAACAGTATTAATTCTACTGACCATTGAATGGGTGATAAGAACTTAtttaaagcaaaagaaaaaatattttatatctataAGAAAAAACACTTTTGATTCAAaaacaaatccacaaaacacTAAAGTAATTACTAAagtaattttaacattttgacaGAAATGTACTGTATTTCTCACAATGTGCCCCCTTGTGGTCAGGTTCTGCTCCGTCGGACGGGCATTCCCATCAGCCTCTCTGTGCTTTACATGACTCTGGCCAGGAAGTTAGGAGTTCCTCTGGAGCCTGTCAACTTCCCCAACCATTTCCTGCTCCGCTGGTGCCAAAATCAAAGGAGGTGGGCGTTTAACACATTCTATTGCAGTCTGTCAGAATGAAATTAAACGGCAAATCACAGTCAGTTTCAAGTTATAGCTCTGTTTACAATACACATTGTTACAAAaatcatgatgttaatgtttatgaCATCTTAATATCTCATTGACACATTTCGAGCTGTGAGatcatgtaatttacattttgcagtgatacaagcaatcaagcagttgagatttgcttTATAGGAGCCCATACATTGCCCTGTGCGTGTATACTGTGGTTAAAGTTGGACATATATTTCCAGCTTTATATAAAGTGCTGGAtgacaatataattttttattcagcatCCAAGATTTGCTACATAGTATATGTGAACATTCTGTTAAATAGGTAAAGTAGGATGTTCTATATAACCGACagtattatagtttacattttctATCATTATAGCTGCAATCTCAAACAATAGTGCTGTGCTtgcattaaacataaaacaacaaTCTAAGTTGACTTTTGAGTTGTTTTGCAGGAGTGAGGACATCTATGACTATGTATACATTGACACGTTTGGGAAAGGAAAGCAGCTGGCTGCTAAAGAGTGTGAGAATCTGATCCGACACCAGGTGGGAGCAGATTATTACAGCGCTATAAGCACCAGCGAGCTGCTGCTGCGGATGGTGGGAAACCTGCTGAACATCGGCAAAAGAGGGTGAGAATCACAtgcattttgattacttttagatgAGTCAGTGTGTTGTGAAATGTTGTTTATGTTCATATTGTTGTACTGTTGTCTAAGGATCGTTTCCTTAAATCTCTGCACTTCAATTTGACTGAGAATGAAGGAGGTGTTTAAAAGACTTCTATGCTCATTAGTAAGCAAGTCAGGGAATTCTGCAGTTGTAGACAGTGTTTTATGTAAATGAAATCCATTTTCTTGGCTGTCAGCTGAATTTGTCAGACTAACCTTTGTCATGAAATGTGCTTGCATTTGCGTTTTGTCTAGGGAAGGGAATGAGAAATCATATCAGCTCCTGCGGGACTCGCTGGATCTCTACCTCACTATCAACCCTGATAATGTGCAGTATCTTCTGCTACAGGCCCGTCTCTACTTCCACCTGGGCATCTGGCCTGAGAAAGTGAGTTCAATCACACAGATGAGACTTGAATGTcagtaacagtttttttttgttttttttatgaaagaataGTCAAAAAGATCAAATCTCTCTGGCACAGTGGTTGGCACATATCCACTCTCATAAGGATGCTAGATTGAATtcttccaatgttattttagtatcactttagttattttaataatcaagTTAAACCAACTAgctgaagtctttttttttctatcactATCCATTCTGCTATTCCATGAAAAAGGCCTTTAAATATAAAGGTGGTGACGACTTACACTAGTTACAAGTATAAAAGAAGATAATTGCTATTTTGAAAGTAAATACTATTTGCTCCATGTACAACAGGTACTAAATAACACCCTGGTTACACTGCAGATAGTAATTGGTGATATTCACAAAGAGTGCAAACAAAAGTAatatgctgtttttactgtataacaCCACCCTGCATCATATTTGCTGAATGATATCCGCTGcttgtttttttacaaactttGGGATGCTGATTCCAAAAAAAGTGCCTTTTTAGTTCTAGCATGTCAcactttttttacaaaatgactatgtaaacaaaataaaaaggacAAGGCGAATATTAAACATGGGGTATCAGTGGTATTTAAACTTTTTGTTTGACAACTAACAGCAACGGACTCATAAGGGAGAGTATATGTTGCATTTGCATTGAAAATCTGGTGAATATTGCAGTGAAACCACCAAATACGAACTGCATAATCAAAGGTAGCATTGTTTCAATGTAAATATTCTCATGGGAGAAAAGTATAACCACTGTGTTTGTATgatttctctctgtctgtatctCAGGTGTTGGATATTCTGCAGCATATCCAGGCTCTGGACCCGTCTCAGCACGGAGCGGTCGGGTATCTGGTGCAGCACACGCTTGAGCACATCCAACATAAGAGGCATCCCGTAGAACCGGAGGTGAAGAGGCGCAGCGTGCCGGAGCACAGGGATGTACTGTACTCTGTAGGCCTCATCATGAAACATAAGAGGTGGGTTCCTGTTTGTGTAAGTGGAAAAATTATAACCTACATGGAATATGAAAATCTGTTTAATCTCAAATTTGAGAACAGCAAGGGAAACATCTATAAAAAGAAGTGATGCTAATttgtaactaataataataaacacctgTCATTACTACATTTCGCCATGTCTGATGCAAACATACTACAGTTCTGGGCcaaataatataaagtaaaatcAGGCTTTTATTGGCACAGGATGTCAGAAACCAAAAGACTTAATGCTTTGCATAACTTTAGGTAGACTGTAGATGAAccatgcatttatatttaatatttgtgaccctggaccaccaaACCAGTCATGAGGGTCAAATttatgaaattgagatttatacatagtATGGGTAAATAAGCCTTCCatagatgtatggtttgttaggataggacaatatttggctgagatgcaactatttgaaaatctggaatcttcgggtgcaaaacaaaaaaaatcacaatactgacaaaatcacctttaaagttgatccaattaagttcttagcaattccTATTAGTaatcatacatcaaaaataacgttttaatatatttatggtaggaaatttacaaaatatcttcctgGAACATGATcattacttaatatcttaatgatttttggtgcaaaaaaagtctataattttgaccagtataatgtattgttggctattgctacaaatataccccagcgacttaagactggttaaGTCTTGGTTTTGCGGTCCAAGGTCACATTTAATATTCACAAACTGATGTCTCTCATAGGTCAGGCTACAACTGCGTTATCTACGGTTGGGACCCTAAATGCACCATGAGTCAGGAGTGGATTAACACTATGAGGGTCCATCAGCTGTCTAAGGGGGCCGATCAGCCATTCTACAACGTCTTAGTGCAGGATGGGACATGTAGATATGCTGCGCAAGGTGAGTTTTTCCATTCATCCAAGATTTAAGCAATGGAAATGACTTGACTTTTCATTTCCTTTTAATCTAACATAGTTTTAAGTTGTGCATGTACTTTTGCAGACTCATTTATTATCACTTTCTGGTATCTGAAAACTAGGTCTTTGTCCTAATTGTGCTCAATTTCATCAGCATCAGTGAATCATTTCTTTTGGGGCAAGTGGATGAGGTCGAGACAATTGcagtcttaaaataaaaaaagaaaccctCACTTTCTCTTTTCGTTTGCAGAGAATCTGGAACCTCACTCGGCCCCGCTGGAGATCTCTCACCCTGAGGTCGGCCGCTACTTCACCGAGTTCTCTGACACACACTACATCGCTAATGAAGAGCTCCAGGCGCATTACCCAGAGGACATGTGCAAGACCCACAGGACTGTAGAGGAGCTCTACCACGGTCTCAACCCCAACTCAGGGCAGTCACCGGAGCCCACCGCCAACTTTCAGGAGCATGATTTGTTAGATCCGTAGAGAAGAATGCCACTGCACTATAGATGCGTAATGCCATTCACTTTCTCCTAAACTGTTACAGCTGTTAAGGGACTGGATTTCAAAGTTTGAAGAACTACtgtagttaaaggaatagttcacccaaaaatgaaaatttgctgaacatttactcaattgccttccaagatgtagatgagtttgtttcttcatgagaacagatttggagtaatgtagcattacatctcttgctcactaatagatcctctgcagtgaatgggtgccgttagaataagagtccaaacaatccatcaatgaatgtcttgtgaatttaaaagctgcatgtttgtaacagACTGGAAATgtgtggataacttgtggatgattgtgatgtttttatcagctgtttggactcccattctgacggcacccattcactgcaga harbors:
- the fbxo21 gene encoding F-box only protein 21 isoform X2, giving the protein MATPYTGDPVLGTNGVISESFAKQFTDLPAELLEHILCFPVLNHIDICNVSCTCKRLHDVCHGRGKVWAHQYKLRWPRLQRFYQQNESYDWLKEFKTRHMVGQQIRRTVESISKRFFTEVPCVGQVLGDSFAEIESLGAPEHFCEDELLGILNSDKRKCLTLKYYAKKILYFLRQQNILRNLRGFLERPPEQQSALEGAVLVDRYCNPLADITLESISAQIEELTDKVKKYLRVKNATHPSLRASQGDCFVLENLEFERQVICALNAVLYDQLQYKGNERDYYNPLNSYIHQVLLRRTGIPISLSVLYMTLARKLGVPLEPVNFPNHFLLRWCQNQRRSEDIYDYVYIDTFGKGKQLAAKECENLIRHQVGADYYSAISTSELLLRMVGNLLNIGKRGEGNEKSYQLLRDSLDLYLTINPDNVQYLLLQARLYFHLGIWPEKVLDILQHIQALDPSQHGAVGYLVQHTLEHIQHKRHPVEPEVKRRSVPEHRDVLYSVGLIMKHKRSGYNCVIYGWDPKCTMSQEWINTMRVHQLSKGADQPFYNVLVQDGTCRYAAQENLEPHSAPLEISHPEVGRYFTEFSDTHYIANEELQAHYPEDMCKTHRTVEELYHGLNPNSGQSPEPTANFQEHDLLDP
- the fbxo21 gene encoding F-box only protein 21 isoform X1; the protein is MATPYTGDPVLGTNGVISESFAKQFTDLPAELLEHILCFPVLNHIDICNVSCTCKRLHDVCHGRGKVWAHQYKLRWPRLQRFYQQNESYDWLKEFKTRHMVGQQIRRTVESISKRFFTEVLRLDRYIYMVLGDSFAEIESLGAPEHFCEDELLGILNSDKRKCLTLKYYAKKILYFLRQQNILRNLRGFLERPPEQQSALEGAVLVDRYCNPLADITLESISAQIEELTDKVKKYLRVKNATHPSLRASQGDCFVLENLEFERQVICALNAVLYDQLQYKGNERDYYNPLNSYIHQVLLRRTGIPISLSVLYMTLARKLGVPLEPVNFPNHFLLRWCQNQRRSEDIYDYVYIDTFGKGKQLAAKECENLIRHQVGADYYSAISTSELLLRMVGNLLNIGKRGEGNEKSYQLLRDSLDLYLTINPDNVQYLLLQARLYFHLGIWPEKVLDILQHIQALDPSQHGAVGYLVQHTLEHIQHKRHPVEPEVKRRSVPEHRDVLYSVGLIMKHKRSGYNCVIYGWDPKCTMSQEWINTMRVHQLSKGADQPFYNVLVQDGTCRYAAQENLEPHSAPLEISHPEVGRYFTEFSDTHYIANEELQAHYPEDMCKTHRTVEELYHGLNPNSGQSPEPTANFQEHDLLDP
- the fbxo21 gene encoding F-box only protein 21 isoform X3: MATPYTGDPVLGTNGVISESFAKQFTDLPAELLEHILCFPVLNHIDICNVSCTCKRLHDVCHGRGKVWAHQYKLRWPRLQRFYQQNESYDWLKEFKTRHMVGQQIRRTVESISKRFFTEVVLGDSFAEIESLGAPEHFCEDELLGILNSDKRKCLTLKYYAKKILYFLRQQNILRNLRGFLERPPEQQSALEGAVLVDRYCNPLADITLESISAQIEELTDKVKKYLRVKNATHPSLRASQGDCFVLENLEFERQVICALNAVLYDQLQYKGNERDYYNPLNSYIHQVLLRRTGIPISLSVLYMTLARKLGVPLEPVNFPNHFLLRWCQNQRRSEDIYDYVYIDTFGKGKQLAAKECENLIRHQVGADYYSAISTSELLLRMVGNLLNIGKRGEGNEKSYQLLRDSLDLYLTINPDNVQYLLLQARLYFHLGIWPEKVLDILQHIQALDPSQHGAVGYLVQHTLEHIQHKRHPVEPEVKRRSVPEHRDVLYSVGLIMKHKRSGYNCVIYGWDPKCTMSQEWINTMRVHQLSKGADQPFYNVLVQDGTCRYAAQENLEPHSAPLEISHPEVGRYFTEFSDTHYIANEELQAHYPEDMCKTHRTVEELYHGLNPNSGQSPEPTANFQEHDLLDP
- the fbxo21 gene encoding F-box only protein 21 isoform X4, producing MTCAMAEERWPRLQRFYQQNESYDWLKEFKTRHMVGQQIRRTVESISKRFFTEVLRLDRYIYMVLGDSFAEIESLGAPEHFCEDELLGILNSDKRKCLTLKYYAKKILYFLRQQNILRNLRGFLERPPEQQSALEGAVLVDRYCNPLADITLESISAQIEELTDKVKKYLRVKNATHPSLRASQGDCFVLENLEFERQVICALNAVLYDQLQYKGNERDYYNPLNSYIHQVLLRRTGIPISLSVLYMTLARKLGVPLEPVNFPNHFLLRWCQNQRRSEDIYDYVYIDTFGKGKQLAAKECENLIRHQVGADYYSAISTSELLLRMVGNLLNIGKRGEGNEKSYQLLRDSLDLYLTINPDNVQYLLLQARLYFHLGIWPEKVLDILQHIQALDPSQHGAVGYLVQHTLEHIQHKRHPVEPEVKRRSVPEHRDVLYSVGLIMKHKRSGYNCVIYGWDPKCTMSQEWINTMRVHQLSKGADQPFYNVLVQDGTCRYAAQENLEPHSAPLEISHPEVGRYFTEFSDTHYIANEELQAHYPEDMCKTHRTVEELYHGLNPNSGQSPEPTANFQEHDLLDP